In the Telopea speciosissima isolate NSW1024214 ecotype Mountain lineage chromosome 2, Tspe_v1, whole genome shotgun sequence genome, one interval contains:
- the LOC122651453 gene encoding hydroxyproline O-galactosyltransferase GALT2-like has protein sequence MRRAKSDSAFGRRLKLPYFLLAIAALYLFFIAFKFPQLLEIASVFSGDDSFVGLDGSAVGEEDGDISKPFFSSFYKDTSNRKLEDNEYLNAPLMPHKEPFRNETGKAPSVKPRQLNYSRIIGAVWRQRNKTMDQSLLERMADEAWTLGQKAWAEVGKMDTKEVNPGSVPEGKPELCPSSISVSGEELERGDNVMFLPCGLAAGSSITVVGTPHAAHQEIIPQLARLRRRNSMVWVSQFVVELQGLKAVDGEDPPKILHLNPRLKGDWSLWPVIEHNTCYRMHWGVPQRCNGLSLGNNDDMLVDGFGRCERWMRNDIADTKESKTSSWFKRFIGRRQRPEVTWSFPFAEGSIFILTIRAGVGGFQINVGGHHVSSFPYRMGFTLEDATGLAIKGDVDVHSVYATSLPKSHPSFSLQQFLEMSEKWKAHPLPESHLQLFIGILSASNHFAERMAVRKTWMQSSEIKSSNIVARFFVALHPRKEVNALLKKEASYFGDIVILPFMDRYELVVLKTIAICEYGVKNLTAAYIMKCDDDTFIRVDAVLNEIKAISPKKSLYMGNLNLFHRPLRKGKWGVTFKEWPEDLYPPYANGPGYIISSDIARFIVSQHANQSLRLFKMEDVSMGLWVGQFNSTRTVQYSHNWKFCQYGCLRNYYTAHYQSPIQMICLWDKLSRGRANCCNYR, from the exons ATGAGGAGAGCCAAAAGCGATTCTGCCTTTGGGAGGAGGTTAAAATTGCCTTATTTTTTGCTGGCTATAGCGGCATTGTACTTGTTTTTTATAGCCTTCAAGTTCCCTCAGTTGTTAGAGATTGCTTCTGTGTTCAGTGGGGATGACAGTTTTGTCGGTCTGGATGGATCAGCAGTGGGTGAGGAAGATGGGGATATCAGCAAACCCTTCTTTAGTTCTTTTTACAAGGATACTTCTAATAGAAAATTGGAAGATAACGAGTACCTGAATGCACCACTAATGCCTCATAAGGAACCATTTCGAAACGAGACCGGCAAAGCTCCATCTGTCAAGCCACGTCAGCTGAACTATAGTCGGATAATAGGTGCTGTTTGGAGGCAAAGGAATAAGACAATGGATCAGTCTCTGCTGGAGAGAATGGCTGACGAGGCATGGACTCTAGGACAGAAAGCGTGGGCAGAAGTAGGAAAAATGGATACCAAAGAAGTTAATCCAGGTTCTGTACCTGAGGGGAAACCAGAGTTATGTCCTTCATCTATATCTGTGAGTGGAGAAGAACTTGAGAGGGGGGACAATGTTATGTTTCTTCCTTGTGGTCTTGCAGCAGGCTCTTCTATAACAGTGGTGGGGACACCCCATGCTGCTCATCAGGAGATTATACCTCAGCTTGCTAGATTGAGACGTAGGAATTCTATGGTATGGGTTTCACAGTTTGTGGTTGAATTGCAAGGGCTCAAGGCAGTGgatggggaggatccaccaaaAATTCTGCATTTGAATCCACGGTTGAAAGGAGACTGGAGCCTTTGGCCAGTCATTGAACACAATACATGCTATAGGATGCATTGGGGTGTGCCTCAAAGGTGTAATGGTTTATCATTAGGCAACAATGATGATATGTTGG TTGATGGATTTGGGAGATGTGAGAGATGGATGCGGAATGATATTGCAGATACAAAAGAGTCCAAGACAAGTTCTTGGTTCAAGCGATTCATAGGACGTAGACAAAGGCCGGAAGTTACCTGGTCTTTTCCTTTTGCGGAGGGTAGCATTTTTATCCTGACTATCCGAGCTGGCGTGGGAGGATTTCAGATCAATGTTGGTGGCCACCATGTATCTTCATTCCCTTATCGAATG GGATTTACTCTTGAAGATGCAACAGGATTAGCAATTAAAGGTGATGTGGATGTGCATTCAGTGTATGCAACTTCTCTTCCTAAATCTCATCCAAGTTTCTCCCTCCAGCAATTCTTGGAAATGTCAGAGAAGTGGAAGGCCCATCCTTTGCCCGAAAGTCACCTACAACTTTTTATTGGGATTCTTTCTGCTTCGAATCACTTTGCAGAGCGCATGGCAGTTAGAAAAACCTGGATGCAATCATCTGAAATCAAGTCCTCAAACATAGTGGCTCGTTTCTTTGTAGCATTG CATCCAAGGAAGGAGGTGAATGCATTGCTGAAGAAGGAAGCATCTTACTTTGGTGATATTGTGATTTTGCCATTTATGGATCGGTACGAACTTGTCGTTCTTAAAACTATCGCCATCTGTGAGTATGGG GTTAAGAACTTGACTGCTGCATACATCATGAAATGTGACGATGATACCTTTATTAGGGTGGACGCTGTATTAAATGAAATTAAGGCCATCTCTCCCAAGAAGTCCCTATATATGGGCAATCTGAACCTTTTTCATAGGCCTCTTAGAAAGGGTAAATGGGGAGTTACTTTCAAG GAGTGGCCAGAAGATTTATATCCTCCTTATGCCAATGGACCTGGATACATTATTTCAAGTGATATTGCAAGATTTATTGTCTCTCAACATGCCAATCAAAGCTTAAGG TTGTTCAAGATGGAGGATGTCAGCATGGGATTGTGGGTTGGGCAATTCAACAGCACCAGAACCGTCCAGTATTCCCATAACTGGAAATTTTGTCAGTATGGGTGTTTGCGGAACTACTACACTGCGCATTACCAGTCGCCCATACAGATGATCTGTTTATGGGATAAGTTGTCCAGAGGCCGGGCCAACTGTTGTAACTATAGATGA